In the genome of Eschrichtius robustus isolate mEscRob2 chromosome 12, mEscRob2.pri, whole genome shotgun sequence, one region contains:
- the ZNF184 gene encoding zinc finger protein 184 — MEDLSSPESALLQGGCTSLPSASFQESVTFKDVIVDFTQEEWKQLDPVQRDLFRDVTLENYTHLVSIGLQVSKPDVISQLEQGTEPWTVEPSIPVGALGDWETRPENSVSVSELDISEEEPSPEAIVEKHKRDDPWSSNVLETWESEGSSERQQTNEQALPRETKITDKTIPTLKKDHVNNDFEKSINVSSDLLTQKEVSPEETSTKTNVKQNLKPVKKEKSCKCNECGKAFSYCSALIRHQRTHTGEKPYKCNECEKAFSRSENLINHQRIHTGDKPYKCDQCGKGFIEGPSLTQHQRIHTGEKPYKCDECGKAFSQRTHLVQHQRIHTGEKPYTCNECGKAFSQRGHFMEHQKIHTGEKPFKCDECDKTFTRSTHLTQHQKIHTGEKTYKCNECGKAFNGPSTFIRHHMIHTGEKPYECNECGKAFSQHSNLTQHQKTHTGEKPYDCAECGKSFSYWSSLAQHLKIHTGEKPYKCNECGKAFSYCSSLTQHRRIHTREKPFECNECGKAFSYLSNLNQHQKTHTQEKAYECKECGKAFIRSSSLAKHERIHTGEKPYQCHECGKTFSYGSSLIQHRKIHTGERPYKCNECGRAFNQNIHLTQHKRIHTGAKPYECAKCGKAFRHCSSLAQHQKTHTEEKPYQCNKCEKAFSQSSHLAQHQRIHTGEKPYKCNECDKSFSRSTHLTEHQNTHTGEKPYNCNECRKTFSQSTYLIQHQRIHSGEKPFGCNDCGKAFRYRSALNKHQRLHPGI, encoded by the exons ATCTGTCTTCTCCAGAGTCTGCCCTTCTCCAAGGGGGATGTACTTCACTCCCATCAGCTAGTTTTCAG GAATCAGTGACCTTCAAGGATGTGATAGTGGACTTTACCCAGGAAGAATGGAAACAGCTGGATCCTGTACAGAGAGATTTATTCAGGGATGTGACATTGGAAAATTATACACATCTGGTCTCTATAG GACTCCAAGTTTCCAAACCTGATGTGATTTCCCAGTTAGAGCAAGGGACAGAGCCATGGACTGTGGAGCCCAGCATTCCAGTAGGTGCCCTTGGAG actGGGAGACAAGACCAGAAAATAGCGTATCAGTCTCAGAGCTGGACATTTCTGAAGAAGAGCCATCTCCAGAGGCAATAGTAGAAAAGCACAAAAGGGATGATCCTTGGAGTTCCAACGTCTTAGAAACTTGGGAATCTGAAGGCAGTTCAGAGAGGCAACAGACAAATGAACAGGCCCTGCCGAGGGAAACAAAAATAACTGACAAGACAATACCTACTTTGAAGAAAGACCATGTAAATAATGACTTTGAAAAAAGCATCAATGTGAGTTCAGACCTTTTAACACAAAAAGAAGTGTCTCCAGAAGAGACCTCTACTAAAACAAATGTCAAACAGAATTTAAAGCCggttaaaaaagagaaatcttgTAAGtgcaatgaatgtgggaaagcttttAGTTATTGTTCAGCTCTTATTCGCCATCAGAGAAcacatactggagagaaaccctacaaatgtaatgaatgtgaAAAAGCCTTCAGCCGGAGTGAAAACCTTATAAACCATcaaagaattcatactggagataAACCATATAAATGTGATCAGTGTGGAAAAGGCTTCATTGAGGGTCCTTCTCTTACTCAACATCAAagaattcacactggagaaaaaccctatAAGTGtgatgaatgtgggaaagcctttagtCAGAGGACCCATCTTGTTcagcatcagagaattcacactggtGAGAAACCATATACTTGTAATGAGTGTGGAAAAGCCTTTAGCCAGAGAGGCCACTTTATGGAACATCAGAAAATTCATACAGGAGAAAAACCTTTTAAATGTGACGAATGTGATAAAACCTTTACCAGGAGCACACACCttactcaacatcaaaaaattcatactggagagaaaacctataaatgtaatgaatgtgggaaggCTTTCAATGGACCCTCAACATTTATACGTCATCATATGATACATACTGGTGAAAAACCATATGAATGCaatgaatgtggaaaagccttcagTCAGCACTCAAACCTCACTCAACATCAGAAAACACATACTGGGGAGAAACCTTATGATTGTGCtgaatgtgggaaatcctttAGTTACTGGTCATCCCTTGCTCAACATCTAAAaattcatactggagaaaaaCCTTACAAATGCAATGAATGTGGAAAGGCCTTCAGTTATTGCTCATCCCTTACTCAGCATCGGAGAATTCACACCAGAGAAAAGCCCTTTGAATGCAATGAGTGTGGAAAGGCTTTCAGTTATCTCTCAAACCTTAATCAACATCAGAAGACTCATACCCAAGAGAAAGcttatgaatgtaaggaatgtgggaaagcctttattcGGAGTTCATCTCTTGCTAAACATGAAagaattcatactggtgagaaaccctatCAGTGTCACgaatgtgggaaaaccttcaGTTATGGCTCATCCCTTATTCAGCATAGGAAAATACATACTGGAGAAAGACCTTACAAGTGTAATGAATGTGGGCGAGCCTTCAACCAGAACATACACCTTACGCAACATAAGAGAATTCACACAGGAGCAAAGCCTTATGAGTGTGCCAAGTGTGGCAAAGCCTTTCGACATTGTTCATCTCTGGCTCAACATCAGAAAACTCACACAGAAGAAAAACCCTACCAGTGTAATAAGTGTGAAAAGGCCTTTAGCCAGAGCTCCCATCTGGCTCAGCATCAACgaattcacactggagagaaaccctataaatGCAATGAATGTGACAAATCCTTTAGCCGGAGCACTCATCTGACTGAACATCAGAAtactcatactggagagaaaccttacaacTGTAATGAATGCAGGAAGACTTTCAGCCAGAGCACTTACCTCATTCAGCATCAGAGAATTCATTCAGGAGAGAAGCCCTTTGGATGTAATGATTGTGGAAAGGCTTTCAGATATCGTTCTGCTCTCAACAAACATCAGAGACTGCACCCTGGCATATGA